The following proteins come from a genomic window of Trifolium pratense cultivar HEN17-A07 linkage group LG4, ARS_RC_1.1, whole genome shotgun sequence:
- the LOC123919932 gene encoding exosome complex component RRP41-like, with translation MAGKSGMTPATYTPSPTTGKKKPAIIKEDWTRPDGRGFHQCRPAFFRTGAVNAASGSAYAEFGNTKVIVSVFGPRESKKAMLYSDTGRLNCNVSYTTFSTPVRGQGSDHKEYSSMLQKALEGAIILESFPKTTVDVFALVLESSGSDLPVVISVASLALADAGILMYDLVTSVSVSCLGKNLIIDPISEEENCQDGSLMITCMPSRYEVTQLTVTGEWSAPKISEGMQLCLDACKKLAKIMRSCLKESASDAQGLENESS, from the exons ATGGCCGGTAAAAGTGGAATGACTCCGGCGACATACACGCCGTCTCCGACAACCGGTAAAAAGAAACCAGCAATTATCAAAGAAGATTGGACCCGACCTGACGGTCGTGGCTTCCACCAGTGTAGACCCGCCT TTTTCAGGACTGGTGCTGTGAATGCTGCATCAGGATCAGCTTATGCTGAGTTTGGAAATACCAAGGTCATTGTATCTGT ATTTGGGCCACGAGAGAGCAAGAAGGCAATGCTTTACAGTGATACGGGGCGACTAAATTGCAATGTCAGCTATACAACGTTTTCAACTCCGGTTCGTGGACAG GGTTCAGACCACAAAGAGTACAGTTCGATGCTTCAGAAAGCTTTGGAGGGTGCAATAATATTGGAAAGTTTCCCCAAGACCACTGTGGATGTGTTTGCATTGGTGCTGGAATCTAGTGGCA GTGATCTCCCAGTTGTCATATCAGTTGCTAGTCTTGCCTTGGCAGATGCTGGAATACTGATGTATGACCTTGTTACCTCAGTTTCTGTG TCATGTCTCGGTAAGAACCTCATCATTGATCCTATTTCGGAGGAGGAAAACTGCCAAGATGGAAGCTTAATGATCACATGCATGCCTTCTCGCTATGAAGTTACCCAATTGACAGTTACTGGTGAATGGTCCGCCCCAAAGATTAGTGAG GGGATGCAGCTGTGCTTGGATGCTTGTAAAAAGCTTGCAAAGATTATGAGGTCGTGTTTGAAAGAATCCGCTTCTGATGCACAGGGATTGGAGAATGAGAGTTCTTAG
- the LOC123919931 gene encoding uncharacterized protein LOC123919931 isoform X1: MNRMATSTTKLEKWQHRIMPMPMRRLDKEVYMSGQWITTWSIDEEFQVAHQFNGQQFKVDIAKKTCSCNFWELIGIPCRHAVAALGYRKQNPSDFVDHYYTKEKYALCYGFGVSTINGMDMWPEPENAEERPEILPPIYKTGPGRPKKVRIREFDEDGVRKRKRGVKYRCTTCNSFKHNAATCKSKTQDPEAMNRKRKQPRGKDNTNSESKQDNANTEIVEPIATTEVVIDASQSQVEAVIDASQSFFDEIPDEVMATVPEINHDDIPKKAKAVKDNAVKDKPVKDKAKTVKKKTTMVEPEKRRQSERQKANWVKKPTIGPGK, translated from the exons ATGAATAGGATGGCAACCTCTACCACCAAGTTAGAGAAATGGCAACATAGAATCATGCCCATGCCTATGAGAAGGTTAGATAAAGAGGTCTATATGAGTGGTCAATGGATTACAACTTGGTCCATAGATGAAGAATTTCAAGTTGCACATCAATTTAATGGTCAACAGTTTAAAGTTGATATTGCCAAAAAAACTTGTAGTTGTAATTTTTGGGAATTGATTGGGATTCCATGTAGACATGCTGTTGCTGCACTAGGTTATAGGAAACAAAACCCTTCAGACTTTGTAGATCACTATTATACAAAGGAAAAATATGCACTTTGTTATGGTTTTGGTGTGAGTACTATAAATGGTATGGACATGTGGCCTGAACCTGAAAATGCTGAAGAGCGACCAGAAATTTTGCCACCTATTTACAAAACTGGTCCAGGTAGGCCAAAGAAGGTGAGAATTAGAGAATTTGATGAGGATGGTGTTAGGAAGAGGAAAAGAGGTGTAAAATATAGATGTACCACATGTAATAGTTTTAAGCACAATGCAGCAACATGTAAAAGCAAGACTCAAGACCCAGAAGCAATGAACAGAAAG AGAAAACAACCAAGAGGCAAAGATAATACAAACAGTGAATCCAAGCAAGACAATGCAAACACTGAAATTGTTGAACCAATTGCAACCACTGAAGTTGTGATTGATGCTAGTCAGAGTCAAGTTGAAGCTGTCATTGATGCTAGTCAGAGTTTTTTTGATGAAATACCTGATGAAGTTATGGCAACAGTTCCTGAAATCAATCATGATGATATTCCAAAGAAGGCCAAAGCTGTGAAGGACAATGCAGTAAAGGATAAGCCAGTCAAGGACAAGGCCAAAACTGTCAAGAAAAAAACTACAATGGTTGAACCTGAGAAAAGAAGACAAAGTGAAAGGCAGAAGGCTAATTGGGTTAAAAAACCAACTATAGGTCCTGGGAAATGA
- the LOC123919931 gene encoding uncharacterized protein LOC123919931 isoform X2 produces MFDSIEHRLCLRHLYANFKKKFGGGTHIRDLMMGAAKATYYQGWLQKMNELKALDKKAWDWLMAVPTKNWSTCKSKTQDPEAMNRKRKQPRGKDNTNSESKQDNANTEIVEPIATTEVVIDASQSQVEAVIDASQSFFDEIPDEVMATVPEINHDDIPKKAKAVKDNAVKDKPVKDKAKTVKKKTTMVEPEKRRQSERQKANWVKKPTIGPGK; encoded by the exons ATGTTTGATAGTATTGAGCACAGATTATGTCTCAGGCACCTATATGCAAACTTTAAGAAGAAATTTGGAGGAGGAACTCATATTAGAGATTTGATGATGGGAGCTGCTAAGGCAACTTACTATCAAGGCTGGTTGCAGAAGATGAATGAACTTAAGGCTCTTGATAAGAAAGCTTGGGACTGGTTAATGGCAGTTCCCACAAAAAATTGGT CAACATGTAAAAGCAAGACTCAAGACCCAGAAGCAATGAACAGAAAG AGAAAACAACCAAGAGGCAAAGATAATACAAACAGTGAATCCAAGCAAGACAATGCAAACACTGAAATTGTTGAACCAATTGCAACCACTGAAGTTGTGATTGATGCTAGTCAGAGTCAAGTTGAAGCTGTCATTGATGCTAGTCAGAGTTTTTTTGATGAAATACCTGATGAAGTTATGGCAACAGTTCCTGAAATCAATCATGATGATATTCCAAAGAAGGCCAAAGCTGTGAAGGACAATGCAGTAAAGGATAAGCCAGTCAAGGACAAGGCCAAAACTGTCAAGAAAAAAACTACAATGGTTGAACCTGAGAAAAGAAGACAAAGTGAAAGGCAGAAGGCTAATTGGGTTAAAAAACCAACTATAGGTCCTGGGAAATGA